A genomic stretch from Polyangium spumosum includes:
- a CDS encoding GYF domain-containing protein, producing the protein MTGRDEWRWTDEQGVQRLVRTEELREAIASRVLPPSVLVWREGMDEWVPAFTVPAFADATPTTEEPGAPQHQVSAPRIGGGPMPEKRGQLSTLLGITGPAAPPRTAQGAPIVVPSGAGMDAAPPGGAPITLRPEYGGAAFENALPRGPSAEPPAPVRPPPPVGTGAPGPKRTTPSAIDALWNDVSDDETTNVGELAPPAAKPAKETTTQTPKPAMVAPRAAEGPAKQPLPPPVAAPVKPAEVTRPKASVGAENTSIGPLPKAKGSELSTVGPSPVRAPSKVLTKPTTGEATRPAVGPAIPRPVTDKAADKPSAILRPSALLRPTPAVAPRAGGPAKATPSTPPAAPVEPATAAPPAEPPAPAAALAPTVPTPLEPLAAAPPAAEAAPITAPSRVDELPPAPPPREPSTTAILPPDLTAGGYTGPSMAGAVKLSHEVSRTIRIEGLLADPTTSPLPDKDAAAPANGASEPKTTPPPPMDASPTLPSEKHALEAPFGAASSGEPYTYKELPGARSALAATTQGLRAAAAAPAPAPSTLPVKMIATSSGLLVAMVISAFFVGRCSVKPTVAGGGARAVLANTVREIRDALPQPPKPCWVAKQPVRWAPVVSHKVPFELLPLASGNVSIGYAKSSDEAVGIEVTPSSGQVNEGFVDRVSGEIDRVAPTGTDKGYFVAAKESSGTLASVVQVPAASPFFVGLAEGNLATADRVDAAPQPLWPVSGADPLDSARVIVAGDKGYAVSFRRDGVVMGGFVGPDRKPSGELVKVVGSGGQVGKPMSGWNGREVAILFADRESDEGPWKIRLGHAPAPTIPASTEVIELPAGGPGGDAFAPGIAGLPDGRWVLIWTEGSAGARAVRVQTLGPDFAPVGDPIALSPPAGNFGQGVAVVAGAYVTAVFLQKGKSSYELWGGVLQCG; encoded by the coding sequence GTGACCGGCCGCGACGAGTGGCGCTGGACCGACGAGCAAGGCGTGCAGCGGCTCGTGCGGACCGAGGAGCTGCGGGAGGCGATCGCGTCACGCGTGCTCCCGCCGTCGGTCCTCGTCTGGCGCGAGGGCATGGACGAGTGGGTCCCCGCCTTCACGGTGCCCGCGTTCGCCGACGCGACGCCGACGACCGAGGAGCCCGGCGCGCCGCAGCACCAGGTCTCGGCCCCGCGCATCGGCGGCGGCCCGATGCCCGAGAAGCGCGGGCAACTGAGCACGCTCCTCGGGATCACGGGGCCCGCCGCGCCGCCCAGGACCGCGCAAGGCGCGCCGATCGTGGTGCCCTCGGGCGCAGGCATGGACGCCGCACCCCCAGGCGGCGCGCCGATCACGTTGCGCCCGGAGTACGGCGGCGCGGCTTTCGAGAACGCGCTGCCGCGTGGCCCGAGCGCAGAGCCCCCGGCCCCCGTCCGCCCGCCGCCGCCCGTGGGGACGGGCGCGCCAGGCCCGAAGCGCACGACGCCGAGCGCGATCGACGCGCTCTGGAACGACGTCAGCGACGACGAGACCACGAACGTCGGTGAGCTGGCGCCGCCGGCCGCGAAGCCCGCGAAAGAGACGACCACCCAGACGCCGAAGCCCGCGATGGTCGCGCCGCGCGCCGCGGAAGGACCCGCGAAGCAGCCGCTGCCGCCGCCCGTCGCCGCGCCCGTCAAGCCCGCCGAGGTCACGCGCCCCAAGGCCAGCGTCGGCGCGGAGAACACGTCGATCGGCCCCCTGCCGAAGGCGAAGGGCTCCGAGCTCTCGACGGTAGGGCCGAGCCCGGTGCGCGCCCCGTCGAAGGTGCTCACGAAGCCAACGACGGGCGAGGCCACGCGCCCCGCGGTCGGCCCGGCGATCCCGCGGCCGGTCACGGACAAGGCCGCGGACAAGCCCTCGGCGATCCTGCGGCCGTCGGCGCTCCTCAGGCCCACGCCCGCCGTCGCGCCGCGCGCAGGCGGGCCCGCGAAGGCCACGCCGAGCACGCCTCCAGCCGCGCCGGTCGAGCCTGCCACCGCAGCACCTCCGGCCGAGCCGCCCGCGCCCGCCGCGGCCCTCGCGCCGACGGTGCCCACGCCGCTCGAGCCTCTCGCCGCCGCGCCGCCCGCGGCCGAGGCCGCGCCCATCACGGCGCCTTCCCGCGTCGACGAGCTGCCGCCGGCCCCGCCTCCACGCGAGCCGAGCACGACGGCGATCCTGCCGCCCGACCTCACGGCGGGTGGCTACACGGGCCCCTCGATGGCCGGCGCGGTGAAGCTGTCGCACGAGGTCTCGAGGACGATCCGCATCGAAGGGCTGCTCGCGGATCCCACGACGTCGCCGCTGCCCGACAAGGACGCGGCAGCGCCCGCGAACGGCGCGTCCGAGCCGAAGACCACGCCGCCGCCGCCCATGGACGCCTCGCCCACGTTGCCCTCCGAGAAACACGCGCTGGAGGCCCCTTTCGGCGCGGCGAGCTCGGGCGAGCCGTACACGTACAAGGAGCTGCCGGGCGCGCGATCCGCGCTCGCCGCGACGACGCAAGGGCTCCGCGCGGCCGCGGCCGCGCCCGCGCCCGCGCCTAGCACGTTGCCCGTGAAGATGATCGCGACGAGCAGCGGCTTGCTCGTGGCGATGGTGATCTCGGCGTTCTTCGTGGGGCGTTGTTCGGTCAAGCCGACGGTGGCCGGCGGCGGCGCGCGCGCGGTCCTGGCGAACACGGTCCGCGAGATCCGCGACGCGCTCCCGCAGCCGCCCAAGCCTTGCTGGGTGGCGAAGCAGCCCGTGCGATGGGCGCCCGTCGTCTCGCACAAGGTCCCCTTCGAGCTCCTGCCGCTCGCCTCGGGCAACGTCTCGATCGGCTACGCGAAGAGCTCGGACGAGGCCGTGGGCATCGAGGTCACGCCGTCGAGCGGCCAGGTCAACGAGGGCTTCGTCGACAGGGTCAGCGGCGAGATCGATCGCGTCGCGCCGACGGGGACCGACAAGGGGTATTTCGTCGCGGCGAAGGAGTCGTCGGGCACGCTCGCGTCGGTCGTGCAGGTGCCTGCGGCCTCGCCATTTTTCGTGGGGCTCGCCGAGGGCAACCTGGCGACGGCCGATCGTGTCGACGCCGCGCCGCAGCCGCTCTGGCCGGTGAGCGGCGCGGATCCGCTCGATTCTGCGCGCGTGATCGTCGCGGGCGACAAGGGCTACGCGGTCTCGTTTCGCCGCGACGGCGTGGTGATGGGCGGCTTCGTCGGCCCGGATCGCAAGCCCAGCGGCGAGCTCGTGAAGGTCGTCGGATCGGGCGGGCAGGTGGGCAAGCCGATGAGCGGATGGAACGGCCGCGAGGTCGCGATCCTCTTCGCCGATCGCGAGAGCGACGAGGGCCCGTGGAAGATCCGGCTCGGTCACGCGCCCGCGCCCACGATCCCGGCCTCGACCGAGGTGATCGAGCTGCCGGCGGGGGGCCCAGGCGGCGACGCGTTCGCGCCGGGGATCGCGGGCCTGCCGGACGGGCGATGGGTGCTCATCTGGACCGAGGGATCGGCGGGCGCGCGCGCGGTTCGGGTGCAGACGCTCGGCCCGGATTTCGCGCCCGTGGGGGATCCGATCGCGCTCTCGCCGCCCGCGGGCAACTTCGGCCAGGGCGTGGCCGTGGTGGCCGGCGCGTACGTGACCGCGGTGTTCCTCCAGAAGGGCAAGTCGAGCTACGAGCTTTGGGGAGGCGTGCTCCAGTGCGGATGA
- a CDS encoding ComF family protein: MSLRLPFFLASLLSLAARALLDTLSPPACAACDAPVLRARVFCPSCAATVLRAENLPGEPLAFAAFGGALAVALRRFKYEERPDLGRPLGHLLRRLVREQAPAVDVVVPVPLHPRRLVERGYNQAALLARAAAGELGVPLAARALVRHRDTPKQAHLGRAERLVNVEQAFFVRAPRAVRGLRVLLVDDVATTGATFEACRGALLRAGAREVVAFCLARAG; the protein is encoded by the coding sequence ATGTCGCTGCGGCTCCCCTTTTTCCTCGCGTCTCTCCTGTCGCTGGCCGCGCGTGCCCTCCTCGACACGCTGAGCCCTCCGGCCTGCGCGGCTTGTGACGCACCGGTCCTTCGCGCCCGCGTCTTTTGCCCGAGCTGCGCCGCGACCGTGCTCCGCGCGGAGAACCTCCCCGGCGAGCCGCTCGCCTTCGCAGCCTTCGGCGGCGCCCTCGCCGTCGCGCTCCGGCGGTTCAAGTACGAGGAGCGTCCCGATCTCGGGCGCCCGCTCGGCCATCTCCTGCGCCGGCTCGTGCGCGAGCAGGCGCCGGCGGTGGACGTCGTGGTCCCCGTCCCGCTGCATCCGCGGCGCCTCGTGGAGCGCGGCTACAACCAGGCGGCGTTGCTCGCGCGCGCGGCCGCGGGCGAGCTCGGCGTCCCCCTCGCGGCGCGCGCGCTCGTGCGGCATCGTGACACCCCGAAGCAGGCGCACCTCGGCCGCGCCGAGCGCCTCGTGAACGTCGAGCAGGCCTTTTTCGTGCGCGCGCCGCGGGCCGTGCGGGGCCTCCGGGTGCTGCTCGTCGACGACGTGGCCACGACGGGCGCGACCTTCGAGGCCTGCCGCGGTGCGCTCCTCCGGGCGGGCGCGCGCGAGGTCGTTGCGTTTTGCCTGGCGCGGGCGGGTTGA
- a CDS encoding serine/threonine protein kinase translates to MFPSEPVPERIGAYKVLRRLSGAGSAEVYVGRMEGPMGFSRLCTLKLVRNTIEGDAIFAEELVREAAICAVLNHPSIQRMFDFFEHDRHLVLVLEHVEGVTLDRLQELLGRQQAKLDDKTIAFLGRALSGALAHAHAAKDEEGTPTPVIHRTMHPENVLIGWDGQVRLTGFGLGKILGRSPDTVAFVIKGAPGFMAPEQARGERVTPKADVYGLGILLWSLYAGTKPPEVGTRPKPLATHRPDLPKELTRAIDAALEPSPDKRQVSCQELERILNKAPGIEEGQKDLEAKVAPLKAPRTKPPEGDGGPRRRVPLESVRPAKPSGSSKQRLSVPPPSRPPGRLSERPGDPGDAPPASVYPLLRALAERVPGPPRLPIAVTEEEVHPEAPTVRSAPVAPARPERGPSKPTIAAPIGSVVPESEWKESVPDEALFDQLFDDATSRSDISLAALGIGAEEREKAALAITEPDQVAAKHAKVTTGAGKVLPGPAKVMTGPEKVVPLPGKLTPGAGKVEPGPPKLPPTLPEVLDPAAAGKIGNKRLELADTLMALPTLPEPTPAPLPAFAPPPLPPAAGAKPALTPPPMAPPPVPPRFGAPAPVAAAAPAADAITAPAPVPALRKKRPPPIALVAAGGAVALIAAGAVLLSGSDEAAPDVAASAAAASAGLSLAIPETRPPEPSVAPPPAPPPPPAGYGVLTVNFPAEGHVYLSGKKLGRTNEPFQVPCGNKFVRVSSTAEGRYPEWLSAGVTVRVPCQESLKIDVVPGRPPPQVPRKKKR, encoded by the coding sequence ATGTTCCCGAGTGAGCCCGTTCCCGAGCGTATCGGGGCGTACAAAGTGCTCCGCAGGTTGTCCGGAGCGGGCTCGGCGGAGGTGTACGTCGGACGCATGGAAGGTCCGATGGGCTTCTCGCGGCTCTGCACGCTGAAGCTCGTCCGGAACACCATCGAGGGGGACGCGATCTTCGCCGAGGAGCTCGTGCGCGAGGCGGCGATCTGCGCGGTCCTGAACCACCCGTCGATCCAGCGGATGTTCGACTTCTTCGAGCACGACAGGCACCTCGTGCTGGTGCTCGAGCACGTGGAGGGCGTGACGCTCGATCGGCTGCAGGAGCTGCTCGGGCGGCAGCAGGCGAAGCTCGACGACAAGACGATCGCGTTCCTCGGCCGCGCGCTCTCGGGCGCGCTCGCGCACGCCCACGCGGCGAAGGACGAGGAGGGCACGCCGACGCCCGTGATCCACCGGACGATGCACCCGGAGAACGTGCTCATCGGCTGGGACGGGCAGGTGCGGCTGACGGGCTTCGGCCTCGGGAAGATCCTCGGGCGGAGCCCGGACACGGTGGCGTTCGTGATCAAGGGCGCGCCAGGGTTCATGGCGCCGGAGCAGGCGCGCGGCGAGCGGGTGACGCCCAAGGCCGACGTGTACGGGCTCGGGATCCTGCTCTGGTCGCTCTACGCCGGGACGAAGCCGCCCGAGGTCGGCACGAGGCCGAAGCCACTCGCGACGCACAGGCCCGATCTGCCGAAGGAGCTGACACGCGCGATCGACGCGGCGCTCGAGCCCTCCCCGGACAAACGCCAGGTGTCGTGCCAGGAGCTCGAGCGGATCCTGAACAAAGCGCCGGGGATCGAGGAGGGGCAGAAGGACCTCGAAGCGAAGGTCGCGCCGCTCAAGGCGCCGCGGACGAAGCCGCCGGAGGGAGACGGCGGGCCGCGGCGGCGGGTGCCGCTGGAGTCGGTGCGTCCAGCCAAACCGTCGGGGTCGAGCAAGCAGCGCCTGTCGGTGCCGCCGCCGTCGAGGCCGCCGGGGCGTTTGTCGGAGCGGCCGGGCGACCCGGGGGACGCGCCGCCGGCGTCGGTGTACCCGCTCTTGCGCGCGCTGGCCGAGCGGGTGCCAGGTCCGCCGAGGTTGCCGATCGCGGTGACGGAGGAGGAGGTCCACCCGGAGGCGCCGACGGTGCGCTCGGCGCCCGTCGCCCCGGCGCGCCCGGAGCGAGGTCCCTCGAAGCCGACGATCGCCGCGCCGATCGGGTCCGTGGTGCCGGAGAGCGAGTGGAAGGAGTCGGTGCCGGACGAGGCGCTCTTCGACCAGCTCTTCGACGACGCGACGTCACGCTCGGACATCAGCCTGGCGGCGCTGGGCATCGGGGCCGAAGAACGAGAGAAGGCAGCGCTCGCGATCACCGAACCCGATCAGGTCGCGGCCAAACACGCGAAGGTCACGACCGGCGCGGGCAAGGTGCTGCCCGGGCCGGCGAAGGTCATGACCGGGCCGGAGAAGGTCGTGCCGTTGCCGGGCAAGCTCACGCCCGGCGCGGGGAAGGTCGAGCCCGGTCCGCCGAAGCTGCCACCAACGCTGCCCGAGGTGCTCGACCCGGCCGCGGCCGGGAAAATCGGCAACAAGCGGCTGGAGCTCGCGGACACGCTCATGGCGTTGCCGACGCTGCCCGAGCCGACGCCCGCGCCCCTGCCCGCCTTCGCGCCGCCGCCCCTGCCGCCGGCCGCAGGCGCAAAACCTGCCCTGACGCCGCCGCCGATGGCGCCGCCCCCGGTGCCACCTCGGTTCGGAGCGCCTGCGCCCGTTGCCGCTGCGGCGCCCGCTGCTGATGCCATCACGGCCCCCGCTCCCGTTCCGGCCCTCCGGAAGAAGCGGCCGCCGCCCATCGCGCTCGTGGCCGCGGGCGGCGCGGTCGCGCTGATCGCCGCGGGCGCGGTCCTCTTGAGCGGCTCGGACGAGGCGGCGCCGGACGTCGCGGCCTCCGCGGCCGCCGCCTCAGCCGGTCTCTCTCTCGCGATCCCCGAGACCCGCCCGCCCGAGCCGTCCGTCGCCCCGCCGCCCGCTCCGCCGCCGCCTCCCGCAGGGTACGGCGTGCTCACGGTGAACTTCCCCGCCGAGGGGCACGTGTACCTCAGCGGAAAGAAGCTCGGCCGCACGAACGAGCCGTTCCAGGTGCCCTGCGGCAACAAGTTCGTGCGCGTGTCGAGCACGGCCGAAGGGCGCTACCCGGAGTGGCTCTCGGCAGGGGTGACGGTCCGCGTGCCTTGCCAGGAGTCGCTGAAGATCGACGTGGTCCCGGGTCGCCCGCCGCCGCAGGTTCCGCGGAAGAAGAAGCGGTGA
- a CDS encoding polysaccharide deacetylase family protein — protein MRLDPVRSTSPSSKRARFARALDTLGILDRLLSLRARLAARALMVLTYHRIADAASVGELDGDVRETDARGLAEQVTLVKAHGAFVSLSDVRRFLRGGPLPPNPVMLAFDDGYRDCHDVALPILKRAGATATFFVPTAYPDAGRMFWWDRIALLLRRCRRAALVIHYPRPIVLDLRRDPGGVKRHLLSLVKRTPGLDLVRFFDELARASGVTLDPAEERSIAARTIMGFREVRALADAGMSVASHSHEHRVIATMTPEEALSDLGRSRRVLSDVLDEDVRSVAYPVGHQIDGPFLRVAKDAGFDLGFTNATGFCVKGHVDALNVPRIAMGQELEGAMFKLMLVARP, from the coding sequence ATGCGCCTCGATCCCGTGCGCTCCACGTCACCGTCCTCCAAGCGTGCGCGGTTCGCGCGTGCGCTCGACACCCTGGGAATCCTGGATCGGCTGCTCTCGCTACGCGCGAGGCTCGCCGCGCGCGCTCTCATGGTGCTCACGTACCATCGGATCGCCGATGCCGCGTCGGTCGGGGAGCTCGACGGCGACGTGCGCGAGACCGACGCGCGTGGGCTCGCCGAGCAGGTCACGCTGGTGAAGGCGCACGGCGCGTTCGTGTCGCTCTCCGACGTGCGGCGCTTCCTCCGGGGCGGGCCCCTGCCGCCGAACCCCGTGATGCTGGCCTTCGACGACGGCTATCGTGATTGCCACGACGTCGCCCTGCCCATTCTGAAGAGAGCCGGCGCGACCGCGACCTTCTTCGTGCCCACGGCCTACCCCGACGCGGGCCGCATGTTCTGGTGGGATCGAATCGCGCTCCTGCTCCGGCGATGTCGGAGAGCGGCGCTCGTCATTCACTACCCGCGCCCGATCGTGCTCGACCTCCGGCGCGACCCGGGCGGCGTCAAGCGCCACCTGCTCAGCCTGGTGAAACGCACGCCGGGGCTCGACCTCGTGCGCTTCTTCGACGAGCTCGCGCGCGCCTCGGGCGTCACGCTCGACCCGGCGGAGGAGCGGTCGATCGCGGCGCGCACCATCATGGGCTTCCGCGAGGTCCGGGCGCTCGCGGACGCCGGGATGAGCGTCGCCTCGCATTCGCACGAGCACCGCGTGATCGCCACGATGACGCCGGAGGAGGCGCTCTCCGACCTCGGCCGATCGCGCCGCGTGCTCTCCGACGTGCTCGACGAGGACGTGCGCTCCGTGGCTTATCCCGTGGGGCACCAGATCGACGGGCCGTTCTTGCGCGTGGCGAAAGACGCGGGCTTCGACCTCGGGTTCACGAATGCGACGGGCTTCTGCGTGAAGGGCCATGTCGACGCGCTGAACGTCCCTCGTATTGCGATGGGACAGGAGCTCGAAGGGGCGATGTTCAAATTGATGCTGGTGGCCAGGCCGTGA
- a CDS encoding HupE/UreJ family protein → MPRASFAALITLAALLLVLLPRAASAHQVGLSRGEYRIDGATIAAELVFARREVLSLVRVMDEDGDGAVSPTEIQHAREALGRAVVDRVSVRAGEGVCPGTLDDAFLVEEDGFSLRVVYRCPAAPRAVRVRLDLLDDLPYGHRHVARADAGAGPTEHVLFGASREFGLVGIPGKEAPAAKKSEHEGAGFFGFFRMGIEHILFGYDHLVFLFGLVLVGGRLRALLLVVTAFTVAHSITLGLAVLGVWAPSGRIVEPIIALSVAYVGVENQLVKDAEKRWRITFPFGLVHGFGFAGALGEISLPRPEIPGALFAFNLGVEAGQLAVLAVVLPALVAAQKRKWLDKRGVKVLSLGIAALGLVWFVLRVFDSGG, encoded by the coding sequence ATGCCTCGCGCTTCGTTCGCCGCGCTGATCACGCTCGCCGCGCTCCTCCTCGTGCTCCTGCCGAGGGCCGCCTCGGCCCACCAGGTGGGTTTGTCGCGGGGCGAATACCGCATCGACGGCGCGACGATCGCCGCCGAGCTCGTCTTCGCGCGGCGCGAGGTGCTCTCGCTCGTCCGCGTGATGGACGAGGACGGCGACGGCGCGGTCTCACCGACGGAGATCCAGCACGCCCGCGAGGCGCTCGGCCGCGCGGTGGTCGATCGCGTCTCGGTGCGCGCGGGCGAGGGGGTCTGTCCGGGGACGCTCGACGACGCTTTCCTCGTCGAGGAGGACGGTTTTTCCCTGCGCGTCGTCTACCGCTGCCCGGCGGCCCCCCGCGCCGTGCGCGTGCGGCTCGATCTGCTCGACGACCTGCCCTACGGCCACCGCCACGTCGCGCGCGCCGACGCGGGCGCCGGCCCCACCGAGCACGTGCTCTTCGGCGCGAGCCGCGAGTTCGGCCTCGTCGGGATCCCGGGGAAAGAGGCCCCCGCCGCGAAGAAGTCCGAGCACGAGGGAGCGGGCTTCTTCGGCTTTTTTCGGATGGGCATCGAGCACATCCTCTTCGGCTACGACCACCTCGTCTTCCTGTTCGGCCTCGTGCTCGTGGGCGGGCGCCTGCGCGCGCTCCTGCTCGTCGTCACCGCGTTCACGGTGGCGCATTCGATCACGCTCGGCCTCGCGGTGCTCGGGGTATGGGCGCCGAGCGGGCGGATCGTCGAGCCGATCATCGCGCTCTCCGTCGCGTACGTGGGCGTCGAGAACCAGCTCGTGAAGGACGCCGAGAAGCGCTGGCGCATCACCTTCCCGTTTGGCCTCGTGCATGGCTTCGGCTTCGCGGGCGCCCTCGGCGAAATCTCGCTCCCGCGCCCCGAGATCCCGGGCGCGCTTTTCGCCTTCAACCTGGGCGTCGAGGCCGGGCAGCTCGCCGTGCTCGCCGTCGTGCTCCCGGCGCTCGTCGCGGCCCAGAAGCGCAAGTGGCTCGACAAACGAGGCGTGAAGGTCCTGAGCCTCGGCATTGCCGCGCTCGGCCTCGTCTGGTTCGTCCTGCGTGTCTTCGATTCGGGAGGTTAA
- a CDS encoding DUF4331 domain-containing protein: MMKRMTWTSAALAALTTLGTAGTAMASSHAEAPGIGEDPRADNTDLYAWVEGGNLVILANYIPLEEPAAGPNWHKFSDDVLYEIHIARGPSSLEDALTYQVRFSSTPYPYVDPADMNAPVGNGKEFFSQLAGSTQSYSVTKLVNGQNPVVLVQNAPVAPPNVGPRTNALAYQIPMGKTYEQFFVDDGPTSVVRPLGGGAEGRAFAGPRDDGFSVDLGAIFDLAGLETVLGGQPYDNVSGYNVHTIALEIPLAVANGGAAVVPGTANDNQTIGVWASASRRKTRILRRNEAADNFGPWVQVSRLGLPLINEAVIGLQDKDKYNRTHPKDDVANFGAYILNPVIVRDAEFAGFYAAGGPLAACPGGAAGHKTNRTDIIDVISLNGGLGHNITAIGDVLRVDLGLASQFPNGRKVEKGTNKEEDVTDIELSLLLCKLAANVPDGVDTNDATFKSTFPYLAPPWEGSTRGKGEAP; the protein is encoded by the coding sequence ACGAGCGCGGCCCTCGCGGCGCTCACGACGCTCGGCACGGCGGGTACGGCGATGGCCTCGAGCCACGCCGAGGCGCCGGGGATCGGCGAGGACCCGCGCGCCGACAACACCGATCTGTATGCCTGGGTCGAGGGCGGAAACCTCGTGATCCTGGCGAACTACATCCCCCTCGAGGAGCCCGCGGCCGGCCCGAACTGGCACAAGTTCTCCGACGACGTGCTCTACGAGATCCACATCGCGCGTGGCCCTTCGAGCCTCGAGGACGCGCTGACCTACCAGGTCCGCTTCTCGTCGACCCCGTACCCCTACGTCGACCCGGCGGACATGAACGCGCCCGTCGGTAATGGCAAGGAGTTCTTCTCGCAGCTCGCGGGCTCGACGCAGTCGTATTCGGTGACGAAGCTCGTCAATGGGCAGAACCCCGTGGTCCTCGTGCAAAACGCGCCCGTCGCGCCGCCGAACGTCGGCCCGCGGACGAACGCGCTCGCCTATCAGATCCCGATGGGCAAGACGTACGAGCAGTTCTTCGTGGACGACGGCCCGACGAGCGTCGTCCGTCCGCTCGGCGGCGGCGCCGAGGGGCGGGCCTTCGCCGGCCCGCGCGACGACGGTTTCTCCGTGGATCTCGGCGCGATCTTCGACCTCGCCGGCCTCGAGACCGTGCTCGGCGGCCAGCCCTACGACAACGTGTCGGGCTACAACGTGCACACGATCGCCCTGGAGATCCCGCTCGCGGTGGCGAACGGCGGCGCGGCCGTCGTGCCGGGCACGGCGAACGACAACCAGACGATCGGCGTCTGGGCCTCGGCGAGCCGCCGCAAGACGCGCATCCTGCGCAGGAACGAGGCCGCCGACAATTTCGGTCCGTGGGTGCAGGTCTCGCGCCTCGGTCTGCCGCTCATCAACGAGGCGGTCATCGGCCTGCAGGACAAGGACAAGTACAACCGGACGCACCCGAAGGACGACGTGGCGAATTTCGGCGCGTACATCCTGAACCCGGTGATCGTGCGTGACGCCGAGTTCGCCGGCTTCTACGCGGCCGGCGGCCCGCTCGCGGCTTGCCCGGGCGGCGCGGCGGGGCACAAGACGAACCGCACCGATATCATCGACGTGATCAGCCTGAACGGCGGGCTCGGGCACAACATCACGGCGATCGGCGACGTCTTGCGCGTCGACCTCGGCCTCGCTTCGCAGTTCCCGAACGGCCGCAAGGTCGAGAAGGGGACGAACAAGGAGGAGGACGTGACCGATATCGAGCTGAGCCTCCTGCTCTGCAAGCTCGCGGCGAACGTCCCCGACGGCGTGGACACGAACGACGCGACGTTCAAGAGCACGTTCCCGTACCTCGCGCCGCCCTGGGAGGGGTCGACGCGGGGCAAGGGCGAGGCGCCCTGA